Within Oncorhynchus keta strain PuntledgeMale-10-30-2019 chromosome 30, Oket_V2, whole genome shotgun sequence, the genomic segment tccttggcagtcattgaaaataagaatttgttcttaactgacttgcctagtaacatatatatatatatatatatttaaatggatccccattagctgcttactcttcctggggactggtgaaattaaggcagttatacaattttaaaaacattgcaATATATTCATAACATATTTCACAACACACTAGGTGTGTGCCCTCAGGTCCCTACTccacaccacatatctacaacacaaaattaatgtgtacgtgtgtgtatgttatcatgtgtgtgtgtatgcatgtctgccTATGTtcgtgttgcttcacagtcccctgttccataaggtgtatggTAATTCTTCAAGTTGCATTCTGGTATAGGCCACATCAGTATTTGCATATTAGTAGCCTTGATGATGATCCTGTTATCTCTTGCAGGTATTGTCGTAAACGGGGTTGGATGAAATCCACACTTATAATGTCTGTGCCTCAGACTTATGCTTCAAAAGGAAAGGTTATGCTGAAAGAGTACAATGGCAGACGCATTGAGACAGAGCACATCTTCAAGTGGATGACGGCACACGTAGCGTCCCGTATAAAAACCATCCGCATGTCTCAGCAGCTTGTTGAAGAGTGGCACCCCAGTGAGAAGCACCCAGTAAAGATGTTCCTATTTGCCAAGCTGGCACAACCTCCAGCCTTTTTTTCAGCACTCAGTGTCAAGTTCACAGGTCGGATCGAGTTCATCTTTGTAGATGTGCAGAGCTGGGACAATATAACCTCCTTGGAAGAGATAGGTGTGCAACAGTTGCCATCGTACATCCTGAAAATGCCGGAGGGCATCTACAGATATGGGAACAGCATTGGAGAGTTCATCTCCCTACAGGCCATGGACACTTTCCTCCGTTCTGTTCAGCCAGAGGTCAATGACCTGTTTGTGTTGAGTCTAGTGATGGTCAACCTCATGGCCTGGTTGGACCTGTTCATAACACAGGGCGCCACCATCAAGCGCTTCGTGGTTCTCATCAGTACGCTGGGGACCTACAACTCCCTGCTCATCATCTCCTGGCTGCCTATCCTGGGGTTCCTACAGTTGCCATATCTGGAGGGCTTctatgactacagcctcaagctgtTGCGTTACGCAGACACCACCACCATCGCCTCCTGGGTGAGGACCGACTGGACCTTCTACTCCTCCCACCCCGCCCTGTTCCTCAGCACCTACCTGGCACACGGGCTTCTCATCGACTACTTTGAGAAGAAGAGGAGATGCAACAATGAAGAAGAGAACCCCAATAACTTGGAGTGGCTGTCCAGCCTCTGGGATTGGTACACCAGCTACTTGGTCCATCCCATAACCTCATTTCATAACTTCCCCAATGAGTCTGACTGGGACGATGACCCCAATTTCCTTCTGGAGAGGTTGGCCTTTCCCGATCTCTGGCTTCACCCGCTTATCCCCATTGACTACATCAACAACCTGCCCACCTGGAGGTTCAAGTGCACACAGGTCTGTGGGCCAAACTCTGAAGAGAACAGCGGCAGAGATCTGGACAGCAACATACAAAACACTACAGGAAGACAGACCCAAGGCTTAAACAGTGAGCATGAAGAACATGGCTGTGGTAAAGAGAGAGCTTGTGCCGCTGATTCATGTTGTCATTCTGAAAATGGAGGAGATGTACCATGCATGAAAAGGGAAGCACAAGAGCAACAAGCGGATTGGTCCCAATGGCCCAGTGACATGATACACTGCACagagtgtgttgtgtgtctggaGAACTTTGAGACTGATTGCATTGTCATGGGACTGCCCTGTGCCCACGTGTTCCACCAGCAGTGCATTGTTGTCTGGCTGGCAGGTGGACAGCACTGTTGCCCGGTGTGCAGGGGGCCATCCTACAAGAGGAAGCCAGTTAGATCATCTGGTCTGGACCTACTGGAGCAGCAGGAATAGCAGAATGTTTGTCTGCCAACCTGCCTCCTGTCCTGCACTTAACTTATAGAAATACTTGATGTGTCCATCGTCAGTCCTTGGATCCTTGTAGTTGGTTTTCATTAAACATTTTGGTAGTGTAAACCAAACCTACACACAATAGGGTATATCCGTTGCAAGGGGAAATTTAtttctaatactactagtctcaaTAATAATAGCTTAAATAATAGATTAAATCTGGCTTTTGTTCAGATAGTTTAAATGCATTTTTGATCATCTACTATGTCATGAAGAGACCTTAATGCCCTATCTTGATGTTTTGCCCCACCCCAAAAAGTCATTTGGAGAAACAAAAGTTTCAGAACTGTTATGAACAAGGAAATCACCAGGAAACCAAGTA encodes:
- the rnf103 gene encoding E3 ubiquitin-protein ligase RNF103, producing MWLKLFFLLLYFMVLFVLARFFEAVVWYETGLFATQLVDPVTLSFNKLKTILECRGLGYSGLAEKRDVRELVEKSGDLMQGELYSAIKNEKEQAESQSESSTTFSGEMHFYELVEDTKDGIWLVQVIAQDRDALLSKANWGKMVQKVSQFGIRTGTFNCSSDSRYCRKRGWMKSTLIMSVPQTYASKGKVMLKEYNGRRIETEHIFKWMTAHVASRIKTIRMSQQLVEEWHPSEKHPVKMFLFAKLAQPPAFFSALSVKFTGRIEFIFVDVQSWDNITSLEEIGVQQLPSYILKMPEGIYRYGNSIGEFISLQAMDTFLRSVQPEVNDLFVLSLVMVNLMAWLDLFITQGATIKRFVVLISTLGTYNSLLIISWLPILGFLQLPYLEGFYDYSLKLLRYADTTTIASWVRTDWTFYSSHPALFLSTYLAHGLLIDYFEKKRRCNNEEENPNNLEWLSSLWDWYTSYLVHPITSFHNFPNESDWDDDPNFLLERLAFPDLWLHPLIPIDYINNLPTWRFKCTQVCGPNSEENSGRDLDSNIQNTTGRQTQGLNSEHEEHGCGKERACAADSCCHSENGGDVPCMKREAQEQQADWSQWPSDMIHCTECVVCLENFETDCIVMGLPCAHVFHQQCIVVWLAGGQHCCPVCRGPSYKRKPVRSSGLDLLEQQE